The Juglans microcarpa x Juglans regia isolate MS1-56 chromosome 2D, Jm3101_v1.0, whole genome shotgun sequence DNA window AAACCCACATGATcttcataaatataatattgattGCTTAGCCCAAACAGCTAAACTCACAAGTCACAGGTTTAAAGCTTGGTAATGTTGAACGTACGTACTGTATCCGGGTGTCACTCGAAGATTAATCTCCTAGCTATTTATCTCCCAACAAGTGGTGTACGTACATATACCAAGGTGGATGGTCGTGGTCTTGAAATGGAGATGGCCGCAGACATAGATAAGACATTACTGtgcctgcatatatatatatgacaaagTTTCTCCATGTTGGGGTTCCTAACTTCCTATCGCCGCCGTTGGAGTGTGGACAAAGTCTAGCCGACAAATAAGACAGGTTTTGATAGGGCGAGTCTTTCTTAGCGAGATGAATTCATGAGTAATTCTTGCTTTAGAGCATAtatccaaaatttaattaaagttAAGTTTTAGGTAAAGTACAAATTATTAGAGAGGTTAATTCACATTAGACTAtcatttaaaagttaaaataataatataatattagatatttttttaatattttgtaaatacactccattatatattaattaataatttaatttttacttaaaattattatttcttaactatttttttctcaacctaattatccaaatAGTAgccattgagaatatttttaaagtgaaatattgttttggaaatgaatagtagctgactaaatttagaaaaattgatgactttactgtagctcaaaaaTGGAGTCTTGGAGTTTTGACTACTCCAATACAATCCTCTTTTGAGCTACTAAGCCAAAATTTGGCTAGACCAATACCAATGCTCCCATAATTCTTGGTCTTTTTACCCATGATAAGACAGTTATCTCATGCTTTCATTTTAGGTCTTCGTATCATCACGTGGAGAATCTCTTACTTACATGAACATTAGTCAAatgttttgaattaagatatttaggtagattttagaaaagaagaaaaaaaaattataaagttaaacaattatttgaatataatttttaatattagttttattttaaagtttataaaagtcaataatttttgtgttttgttttaaaatttgtaaaagttatattaatttttgtgtttgaataatgatttgGTAATTATTACATGAAAAAGTtcgaagatttaaaattaaaaaatattttgtgtttgtgtgATGCTCgtaattaatgaaattattagaaattttaataattttatgtttCATCTGTGTCCAAATTGAGACTCCCATGTGTCCAAAATTGGAAGGTGTCTCGAAATAGATTAATGCTAGCTCTTACAAATTCAGAACAAAAGGAATATTTAATCCAACTTTCTTCTCCTAACTTGAAATACTATTATCCATCGGAGGGATAAGATCAAGGGCggcatatatataatcatgaatTCCTCGCATGCATTTCTAATCATTTCCTATGAACATAatatgatctttattttttttcttcgacATTATCATTGATTTTTAGACATTTACTTTGCTGAATTAGACGTTACAGATACAAAGGTGCTTGAAAAACAACTCTGCTGTCTGGCCTGATCTTCATCTGAGAACCaatcaaacataattcaaacaaCTATAGATCCTCGTTATATGAGAACCAAATAACCCCGAAGTCCTTTGTGGTCACCGGAGGAACATcttccatcactttctcttgTCCTTTGGGATAATAAATTCCTGTTCTTTCGTGGGGAACCCACACATAACTACCATCACTTTCTCCGACAGAGCTCTTGTTCTTGATCACTTCCTCAGGTTCTAATTTCACAGTAGTCTCACGTATCATATCTAGAGAAGCAGAGCTCCTCTTATGGTACGTTTTCCGCACCATTGGCCTGTGTTTTACAAGGAAACATATTATTGTTAGCCAATACATGTAATGCTCGGATCTGCTCAAAATGGAAAACCCTAAAACGAGctacataattatatatcaaaCTCGCTGATTCAAATGAAAGGTTCTCACTTGAAAAACATGGAGTTCATGGTCTGCGTTCCTCTAGCAAATGGCCAccctcccatctctctctctctctcgtctctgatctctctctctctctcctctctctctatcacgGAGATGCAGATACATGTATTACTACATAGCACGTAATGTATATATACAGGATAGAAGGATATAGGGTTATCCGTTTTGCTCTTCCCAATGGAGAATTTGGAATGGCTTATGGGACCGTTTCTTCATACGTCGTTATCTGTTTGATAGTGGTTTCTAGATTACGAAGATGCTTGCCCGAGCACATGCGTCTGATACGGGCTTTGCTCAGTCATGGGCCTGGTCTTGCTCGGGCTTATCTACTTTGCTCAGATATTGTACGTTGTCTTTGCATAAGGCAGGCCTGGATCTCACTGGGCCGGTTTCATTCGTCTAAATGTGAATTGCGGTTGGTCAGAAGATTCggaacattttgtttttttggggaTAAATAATAGATACCATCGAAACTCTTCATCCCGATTCTGAACCGAGTACTCGGGTGTACCTTGCTTAGGTTCGTACTCGGTATACTCGGCCCTAAACCTGAGTTTCAAATTTCGGTTAGGTTCTGAACCAGATTAAGCCTAGTTATGATCCGGATCGGAATTCTggtgaaattatatttttaaaacctgaaaattTGGATTACAGGCTGtacccattttttaaaaattattattattatgaaagcCTATggttaaatgttttttttttttttttaaagtatcattgaatatcatatattttttttaatctaaaagcctatatttCAAGAAATCATGTTGGAAACCATAATAGCATTGAACATGattgtccataataataaaaatatatcaaaatagaaagttaaattttatgtcaaaaataactaaagttagaaactaattacctttttaactaaatgcatgtaaaagaaaatatatacaatattcatcacgtaaaatgcatgcaacacaCAATGCAATTcactatatattacattaatttgatatttatacattacattacaaaacacaactttggaagaaattatatatagtttttaaattataaaaacagaTGTGAGCTTATGGATGGAAAATCTTCTGATCAACCTCCTTCCTCTTTAATGATGCTGAAAATCTTCTCGAATGCATATGCACCTTGGAAGACCACACTATTTTGAATCTcctaaaatcacaaaatcatattacttagcaaggaaaataaaaaaaatattttgcaagtGCATGATattcataagaaaaataattgctGTCATCACTGCACTTAGCAAGTGTACACTGCTGAAACTATTTCTTTGCAGACCAATCTTATTAGGAGACCCTTTTATAAAAACAGTCAAACTATTAATACCATTTATTCCAAAATCGGTCATCTAGGAATGATGGTTATTACATTCAGATCAGTGGGTGAATGATTTTACAAAGAATTCCTAAAGAAACCAAAACGTAACGATCGAGGCGACTATGTGGTTATGGCTATTTTCATTCTTCTCCCTTCTAGGTCTCACAAATCCATACCTAACCaataaaaatactcttcaaaGATTATTCCATTGAAACATTCTCaacaaaacaaacccaaaatcaataaagagaaaacaaaacaaacagacAGAAGAAAACATACCCAAAAGCTAGCGACAGTCTAAGCTAAACAACAAAGAGTCTTTCACCACCAATCACAACTAtcacaataataacaacacagAAAAACTCGGATCGGGGATTTTAAAAGAATCCATGAGTTAGCAACTAAACAACCTGCGTTTAAATAAATGCTACAATTAATGCAAAAGTTTCTCATTGTCCCTGATTAAGAGGATACGAATGGTATGGAGTCTAAACAAGTTGTATTATGAATAGTGAAACAATATCAGCAATGTTGTTTGAAACAACATCCCATTACTCGTACATTTCAGTACTGCTGACACGTTTAGCCTGTTCATAGTTTTGGTGAAAGTCGGAAGCTTTTCGCAACATTTGAATTGCCTCCAACTCCATTCCAACTTCTTTATCGTACGTCGTTTCTTTCCATTTAAATCCAACCAACTTTTTTTGAAAGGTTAACGAATGCAATAAATTCTTCTTTCATAGCTTCTTTCAGAATTCGACTGTCAAGAATATCAAACAACTTGTTTTTTTCCATTGAACAAATGAAATATGTGgctgaatttttattttctggtgTCTGTTTTGAGAAATTGCTTTTTCTCTGGTTAAGAGCTCAATAAGGACAACaccaaaactataaacatcaCCCTTTTTGTAAATTGACTTGACAAAACActaggctgcatttggatattgaattgagttgagttgggatgataaaatattgttagaatattattttttaatattattattattttgagatttgaaaaagttgaattgtttattatattttgtattggaatttaaaaaatttgtaataatgagttgagatgaattaggATGAATTTAGGAACCAAAAGAAAGGGGACAAGTATCCAAAGGTTCCATGCACAATTGTGATCAAATGAGTTTGATCAATGATAATGGATTTTGATCATGTCCAAAAGTCTGCTACTTTTGCTCTATACTttcttagggctcgtttgttttcagagatgagataagatgagatgagattaaagttaaaaagttgaataaaatattattagaatatattttttaatattatttttgttttgaaatttaaaaaagttgaattgtttattttattttgtgtggggatttgaaaaagttgtaatgatgaagtgagatgagatgagatgagatgagatgtttcctgaaaacaaacgaggccttaatgtCCCAATAGTATATGGGTAATAAAGGTGCTAAATGTAAGTAGAAGAGAGCTCCTGCAACTTCTGTGGCAATTCGTAACCGCATATCGATCTCAGGTTAGAGGGAACTCTTCATTTGGATCATTGAAATATTGGAAAAAAGTttcatttcaaaagaaatcatatACTAACGAAGGAACTTGTGTCTCCAAACAACAACCAAGTAATTTAACCACATTTCTATGATTAATTTGGAAAAGAATGACAACTgcattaatgaaatattattcgAGTTTCTTTCATTAATCACCTTGGACTTTTTCACAGCAATCATTCCATCTGTTAACATGTCTTTGTAAACAGTGCCTTGTTCTCCTTGGCCAAGTATTCTATTTACATTAAATTGGTTCGTAGCCTCCTCCAACTCCTTCGAACTAAACACTTTGGTGGTCTGACCATTGATCACTTCACTTGAAGATAATTGTTGTTGTAATAATAGTCCACCATTTTGTTTGAAGAACTTATTATGAGGGCACGAGATAATAAAAgactttttgagatttttaaaagaaaaattctattcctaAGCTAGTGTGTAGAGTACACTTAATGAAGTGCtaacatgatataatttaatttgaaatataaattttaaaatttgaattttacaaataaaatattacaatttaagtTATGTGGATGAATCAATGATGTGTTTTACGTACcgatttgataataaaataattattttgaaagtgCTGGATAATTGAGGTTCTTGTACATGTATGTCTTAGTTATCAGACAAAAGAACAATAACTTTGAAATCTCAAGGGGcaatttttacttattatacCCATAGTAAATGAGATAGATGATTTCCAATTTCTCTTCGCTAGTAAAAAAATTTTGCTGTTCTGTTTGATTGAATTGGTGCCTCGTGCAGTTTGTGTTTATAATATGACCAAAGTGGTAATtgccaattttttaaaatgaactTTTAATCCAACAAGACATGACGTGCATGCTATCCACACTTGAATTTGTTCTCAAACCACCACCGATATATCAGGAATGCATACCTGCATTCTTCGTCGGCGAATATATCCCCGAAATGATCTCTTGGCTCTATTATTTTGTAGTGTATGAATGCATATGATACGAGGAGATTGAGGTTTGGCAGTACTAGTCAGTGTCCTTGAAACTAGTTGATCAGCTTTACTGATCTATTTTTGTGATTGATCGCAGGGGGACTGGCACACTGCACCAATTGAGATAGCTTTCTCATCTTCGAACAACATTGAGGCAGAGTTGGTGCAACCCATGGCAACGAAATAGTTATATTTCACTACTGGAGAAGACAAAAGGACTTCTTGCTAACTTCACCACATTATTTGAGTTTTCTGGAGCATTATTTCCATGTGAAGCTGCAAGCTGGCCCAAGTCCTTGTGTGTTTATATGGAAGTTGCCTAAGAGGCCGAAGAAATTGCCAAAGGAAAGAAATTGATCGACTAAACCATGTCATGTAGTGGCCTTTATTGATTTGTCACAATGAGGTGGGAAAGATTCACAGACGTAATGGCCTTTTGAGAATGCAGCATgatcatttgaattttaaaaaagagtaaaatctatCTACATGATGCCGAATATTCTGAAAAAGGATCAATCCCTGCCCGAAACAAAGTCAAGCCTCGTAATCCCAAAGATCTTACTAGCAAGGACCTCTTGCGCAATTCTACTGACTCAACCAACCCTCCTAGACTCAAGAGCACACTCCTATAAACGAAAAAGAAACACCATTCTGATAAATTGAAGAACCCAATCTATGTATGAAGCTTCTCTATTTGATTGTGCGCTAGCTATCACCCCTACAAAACCGTTTCAGATTCCCTCATTCATTATAAAATAGGCCATCCGATTGCGTTTGCAAATCCTATCATGCTAGCTCTCTTTTTCCTATGGGTAGTACCAGATGAAGAAAGAGGCCGATCCATGCATGTTAAAAAGATGAAAGATGACCAAAGCAAAATCACATCCTACCAACATTTACTAGTACTGGAGTTTGTGTTTGGCATCCTAAAATGGGTCTCAAACCACCACTTCTGTTTGTTTAATCAAGGATGCGTACTTGCATTTATAAATTTGCTACTCATGTCACAAAATTTGGGATCGCTACCCTCCACATCGGAATATCCTTTCTATTAAAAAGCCTGCCCACCCGTTTGCTTAGACCGGGCGAATTGCCTACCCAGGCCCATGAGGGGACAAGCGGATGAGCCGGATGCGGGAGCCTGCCAAGCAACCCTAGTTGCACGAGAACATCTGTGCCTTCTAATATTGAAATGTCCAACATCTCCAGGttgaactcttgaagaaatgttttgAAGAGCCCAAAAGCCTACTGCAATCTATATTGCAAAGCAATCGTCAATGTGGCAATTTCCATCTCCTACTCCCAAAAGGGTAAGATCGATATATATGCTAACATTGCACATTGTGCTTGATAATTAATTAGCACTGCTAGAGTATAAACAATGATTTGAAGATAATTACTAATCAATCAACTCTTAAATAGAAGGGATAACAAGAAATTGCTATCCATCAAcccttgaattttttataacaaaaaactaaatatCGCTGGACGATCTAGTTCTGGTTGATAGGTAATACAAACACACACCATGCACATCAGAGTAGTGCAATCGATGTAAGCAGGATTATAGTGCGATACCTAacataatttttcagaaaatacaATTCACAACTTGTCTTCAATGGATAGCAATTCTTAAACGACAGTACTCACCTACACTAGAAAAAGAAATCCATGCACCCTacaagatgaaaatatatacatatatagaattACAACACAAGTGTTTTATGTACCCCGATTAAGAAGAAATTGTGAAAAGATGGCCGTGATCACCACTATCCACACATGATGTTAACGTTGTTGATGTAGAACCAACCCATTGCTCGTACATTTCAGTTTTAACATATTCAACCTCTTCATATTTTTGCTGATCAAGGTTAGAAGTGCCTTTTCTCAGCGTTTGAACAGCCACCAACTCCATTGAAACTTCTTTCATCGTAGGTCGatttttcccgctcaagttcaaGCACCTTTTTGCAAGATTCGCAACCACAATGACCTCTTTTTCACCTTCTTTCAAAACCCGATCATCAAGAATATCAAACAAATTGTTTTCTTCCATAGAACGAATGAAATAGGAGGCTAAACCTTTGtcatcttcttttcttattgAAGAGATTGCTTTTTCTCCAGTTAATAGCTCAACGAGGACAAttccaaaactataaacatcaCTTTTTTCTGTAAACCGACTAGTTTGAAAATACTCAGGATCCAAGTATCCAAAAGTACCTTGTACTTGTGTGGTCAGATGGGTTTGATCAATTGCAACAGATCTCGAAGTTCCAAAGTCTGCTACTTTAACTCTGTACTTTTCATCTAAAAGTATGTTTGTAGACTTGATGTCTCGATGGTAAATGGGTGAAGAAGCTGCTGAGTGCAAGTAAAAGAGAGCTCCGGCAATATCTGCAGCAATTTGCAGGCGCATATCCCATGTTGGGGGGAACTCTTCGTTTTGGTTATTGAGATATTGGGAAAGAGTTCCATTaggaataaattcataaacGAGTAGAGGAACTTCTGTTTCCAAACAACAACCAAGTAATTTAACCACGTTCCTATGGTTAATTCGTGAAAGAATAACAACTTCATTAATGAATTCTTCTAGCTGTCGTTCATCAATTATCTTAGACTTTTTTATTGCGACAATGCTTCCATCTGGCAGCATTCCTTTGTAAACCGTACCTTGTCCTCCCTGGCCAAGCATTCTGTTTACATTAAACCGGTCCGTGGCCTTCTCCAACTCCTTTGAATCAAACAATTTAGTGGTTTGAACATTGATTTCATTGGAAGATAATTGTTGTTGTAACAATAGTCCACCATTCCGTTTAAAGAACTTCTGTTTCTGCTTAAtcaactttcttttatttattgctTTGTAGGACAACCATCCACCAATAAGTATTACTACTAGCCCAAGACTAATTCCTGCTCAGCTCATTGAAATAGTGAAAAAGATTAATACACTCGATGAAAATGGGAGAAAATTACgttattttctaaaacaaaagaggcattattttctaattgttagaaAACCAAAAGAACAATTATGATCCAAAACTAGGTAATTaatcagctttttttttttttttttttttttttttttttttttttttatcatgtatattaaacaaaaattgtaTTAGGGTTCAAGAAGTCGCGTAAGTTAATGTCGATTATTCTCGGAGCAGAATTCattttcattcaaatatttttctaaggaAACTCttctatagtatttttttatttaggcaaatgagaattataaatataaaatggatCCATAACGCCATCACGATTCGAAAGTGAGAtggccaaaaaagaaaagatacgGCCAAATTGCATGGGTTGTGCCCAATTAATTCAGACGTCTTTCCTAATCACAGCTTGAtcattatatgattttttttatttaattttattttagattaatatGAGTAGAAGTTGAATAGGAAGATGGAAGTGATCCTGgtttctaattaatttgttggGTGACACTTCAGATCAGAAGCTAGGTAGTGGGTCGATGCTGATTACTGCAGCTCATGCTGCAAACAGCCGTGGTATAAAGCCAACAAATTAACCAACTTTGGGgggattataaataaaatc harbors:
- the LOC121250443 gene encoding uncharacterized protein LOC121250443, translated to MGGWPFARGTQTMNSMFFKPMVRKTYHKRSSASLDMIRETTVKLEPEEVIKNKSSVGESDGSYVWVPHERTGIYYPKGQEKVMEDVPPVTTKDFGVIWFSYNEDL